One Deinococcus reticulitermitis DNA segment encodes these proteins:
- a CDS encoding Lrp/AsnC ligand binding domain-containing protein: MVTAIVMIQAERHQVQETAEALAGVPGAREVYSVTGEWDIVVLLKLARYEDLDDVVTGHLRKVPGIARTQTMLAFRTYSEELLDQGFGVGLGG; encoded by the coding sequence ATGGTCACCGCAATCGTGATGATTCAGGCCGAGCGCCATCAGGTGCAGGAAACCGCCGAGGCGCTCGCGGGGGTGCCCGGGGCGCGCGAGGTCTACTCGGTGACGGGCGAGTGGGACATCGTGGTGCTGCTCAAGCTCGCGCGCTACGAGGACCTCGACGACGTGGTGACCGGGCACCTGCGTAAGGTTCCCGGCATTGCCCGCACCCAGACCATGCTCGCCTTCCGCACCTACAGCGAGGAACTGCTTGATCAGGGCTTCGGCGTCGGTCTCGGCGGCTGA
- a CDS encoding GNAT family N-acetyltransferase, with the protein MEGAPAARLSVNPVTGPELLAAIPDLARLRMGVFRAFPYLYEGSAGYEEAYLRTYAEAPGALVALARDGERVVGASTALPLVQETPDIQRPFLAAEQRREFDVARILYLGESVLLPEYRGQGLGHLFFDVREAHARALGLTVCTFCAVQRPADHPATPPGYRALGAFWHARGYQERPDLQTELSWQDVGEAGESPKPMRFWVRRLIPQG; encoded by the coding sequence GTGGAGGGTGCGCCCGCCGCTCGACTGAGCGTCAACCCCGTCACCGGTCCCGAACTTCTCGCGGCGATTCCTGACCTGGCCCGGCTGCGGATGGGTGTGTTTCGCGCCTTTCCCTATCTGTACGAGGGCAGTGCCGGGTACGAGGAAGCGTATCTACGGACCTATGCCGAGGCCCCCGGCGCCCTCGTTGCGCTCGCCCGCGACGGTGAGCGTGTGGTCGGCGCGAGCACCGCGCTGCCGCTCGTGCAGGAGACGCCCGACATTCAGCGGCCCTTTCTCGCCGCAGAACAGAGGAGAGAATTCGACGTGGCCCGCATCCTCTACCTCGGGGAGAGCGTGCTGCTTCCCGAGTACCGGGGTCAGGGGCTCGGGCACCTCTTTTTTGACGTCCGTGAGGCCCACGCCCGGGCGCTGGGGCTCACGGTCTGCACCTTCTGCGCAGTGCAGCGTCCCGCCGATCACCCCGCCACCCCACCCGGTTACCGCGCGTTGGGGGCCTTCTGGCACGCGCGCGGCTACCAGGAACGGCCTGACCTCCAGACCGAACTGAGCTGGCAGGACGTGGGCGAGGCGGGCGAGAGCCCCAAGCCGATGCGCTTCTGGGTCCGGCGCCTGATCCCCCAGGGTTGA
- a CDS encoding ketosteroid isomerase-related protein → MAFSAAELLTRYYAAFNAGDWEGMLALLSDDVRHDINEGETQRGKDAFRAFLARMDAHYREQAHDLVVMATPDGTRAAAEFTIHGEYLRTDEGLPEARAQRYVLPVGAFFEVRGGLITRVTNLYNLADWTRQVGG, encoded by the coding sequence ATGGCCTTTTCTGCTGCCGAGCTCCTGACGCGCTACTACGCCGCTTTCAACGCGGGCGACTGGGAAGGCATGCTCGCCCTGCTGAGTGACGACGTGCGCCACGACATCAACGAGGGGGAGACCCAGCGCGGCAAGGACGCCTTTCGCGCCTTTCTCGCCCGGATGGACGCCCACTACCGCGAGCAGGCGCACGACCTCGTCGTGATGGCGACCCCCGACGGCACGCGCGCCGCCGCCGAGTTCACCATTCATGGCGAGTACCTCCGGACCGACGAGGGCCTCCCCGAAGCGCGCGCTCAGCGCTACGTGCTGCCGGTCGGGGCCTTTTTCGAGGTGCGCGGCGGCCTGATCACTCGCGTGACCAACCTCTACAACCTCGCCGACTGGACCCGGCAGGTGGGCGGCTGA